The DNA segment TCAACGCTGGTTGGAACCGGCGGTTCTCATCCTGCTCGGCACCATTCTCTTGGGCTTGGCCTGGAGCCTCTTCTCGCTGATGGGAGAAATGGAGCATGGCCTCGTTCGTTGAACCTATGTCCGCCCGCCTGCGCAGAGGGCGCGGATTCACATTGCTGGAACTGGTGGTGGTCCTCGTCATCCTGGGGACCTTGGCCGCGCTTGTGGGACCGAGGCTCGTCGGGCATTCCAGCGAGGCAAGGATGACGGCTGCGAAAACCCAGATCGAATTGTTCCGCCAAGGGATTGAGACGTTCCGCATGCACATGGGGCGTTATCCCACCACGCAGGAGGGCCTGGAGGCTCTGCAGGTCGCACCCGCCAACAGCTCCAATTGGCGCGGCCCCTACCTTACAAAAGGGGTGCCCAAGGATCCCTGGGGAAACGCGTATGCCTACCGCTGCCCTGGTGAGCAAGGGCGGGATTACGACCTCGTCAGTTTCGGAGCGGATGCCCAGCCGGGTGGCAGCGGAGAAGCCGCCGACATCGTGAGTTGGCAGTGAGGGAGAGCCGGGGGTTCACCTTGCTTGAGGTCATTGTGGCCCTGGCAGTGGTTGGCCTCGGCGTGACGGCCCTGATGGGAGCGTTGAGCCAGAATGCGCGCGCTCGTTGGATGACACGGAGTTGGGCCGAAGAAGAGAGCCGAGCGGCTGACCTGCTGATGGACGAATTGAATCGATGGCAGCATCTGCGCTCGAATGTCGCTCGCAGACAGTTTCTGCGGAATGCAGGGGACGATGCGAAGCTGGGGGACTGGACCTTCGAGGCGGTTGTGAAGG comes from the Geothrix sp. 21YS21S-4 genome and includes:
- a CDS encoding type II secretion system protein, producing the protein MRESRGFTLLEVIVALAVVGLGVTALMGALSQNARARWMTRSWAEEESRAADLLMDELNRWQHLRSNVARRQFLRNAGDDAKLGDWTFEAVVKESQADQALALYHLTLRWQKDGRGREVSTDAVLRIPQGL
- the gspG gene encoding type II secretion system major pseudopilin GspG; the encoded protein is MSARLRRGRGFTLLELVVVLVILGTLAALVGPRLVGHSSEARMTAAKTQIELFRQGIETFRMHMGRYPTTQEGLEALQVAPANSSNWRGPYLTKGVPKDPWGNAYAYRCPGEQGRDYDLVSFGADAQPGGSGEAADIVSWQ